A single window of Huiozyma naganishii CBS 8797 chromosome 10, complete genome DNA harbors:
- the UBC4 gene encoding E2 ubiquitin-conjugating protein UBC4 (similar to Saccharomyces cerevisiae UBC4 (YBR082C) and UBC5 (YDR059C); ancestral locus Anc_3.308): MLKLKLSKEQCNESCSSGMSPFNLFSSQRDPISSFSAGPVGDDLYHWQASIMGPPDSPYAGGVFFLSIHFPTDYPFKPPKISFTTKIYHPNINANGNICLDILKDQWSPALTLSKVLLSICSLLTDANPDDPLVPEIAHIYKTDRSKYEATAREWTKKFAV, encoded by the coding sequence ATGTTAAAACTAAAACTCTCGAAAGAGCAATGCAATGAAAGTTGCTCTTCCGGTATGTCTCCTTTTAaccttttttcttcccaaAGAGATCCTATCTCGTCGTTTTCGGCAGGCCCTGTAGGGGACGATCTATACCACTGGCAGGCGTCCATCATGGGCCCACCAGACTCCCCATACGCAGGCGGTGTGTTCTTTCTATCCATCCACTTCCCAACCGACTACCCATTCAAACCTCCTAAGATCTCATTCACCACAAAGATATATCACCCAAATATCAACGCCAACGGTAACATCTGTCTAgatatcttgaaggatCAGTGGTCTCCAGCGTTGACTCTCTCGAAGGTCCTGTTGTCCATCTGCTCTCTACTGACGGACGCTAACCCTGACGATCCTTTGGTCCCAGAAATTGCACACATTTACAAAACGGACAGATCCAAGTACGAAGCTACAGCGAGAGAATGGACAAAGAAATTCGCTGTTTAA
- the SPT7 gene encoding SAGA histone acetyltransferase complex subunit SPT7 (similar to Saccharomyces cerevisiae SPT7 (YBR081C); ancestral locus Anc_3.307) — MVSKFSLINYQQTDPRRLLTLTEKLFNDHAFEAYLTPQQLIVLEYILSIKLQEKKFQIWIELMNGNVELSVVNVPSQTALSIDQETTVDGGIVSERNSLQGLNLPDTANRNLEDAKQEATLDPDSIEAEEDMSQLDLDDLNQHISGSDFIGNLSLKIRYVLWQCAVDVFGKDIADIDDLGEGERGELEYILPNDDSDDLFTNDKVEEGKIDSTLTKTVNESEDDNYDDDDDYDTEEKPRIEGSESDQLGNIELDDDVEVEVGESNKLVLKMKISKNTLKRLRCNNFEAIMHNWTKIYHSFENDRETMLKRLKLEKNDELLEPPQKKRSHKELTDTESTPNHLFVEIPNKHSDQIDGENSSPSKQGNKRPKQDDQTPSVNLGIANLSLKHLLGSIQANRSKLNITDYELKHLITDVRKNRSKWTSDDRIGQEELYEACEKVVLELRNYTEHSTPFLNKVSKREAPNYHQIIKKSMDLNTVLKKLKTFQYESKQEFVDDIMLIWKNCLTYNSDPSHFLRAHAIAMQKKSLQLIPMIPNITIRSRADVEKEIADMDKDKDYEDDAAEDEEIAGSGRKGLNMGAHKPAEEKVENIPMNDDNHSTKEDDSALPQDNHEHEDSDADADAYDSQTEHLQEKSNVHSGKEPLNTDNMTNGKPETLETAAAEHSGDNVADIQTKEQMDKDVDMNTEVESKREGETEKEEIGKDEDEDDDDDDDDEGEEEEEDDMADSQSYFIEKDDTRDDIELLLWKSATAKVRAEICLRRSGFFKEGKINKLSTALLKNPQMMKPFEQLFQEYKEQKAAESYRQKIEQESVMKNGFGTVLKNEEEEQIVPRSDDTPFMEKIFNDIEAENSMFLQEYDSVNGLPEIAYHGINPETVEKEENDYVDHLLETGETHQSPFLRNKNRGMNPKINANIQLIQQIRHICHKISLIRMLQNPQYLNNSKSSANSTAIINHRFAYQDINDSLDLDPVSQLNSRDNKNNRELIWRIMHKNVSKISMTNGFETTQPSAINMLTEIAGDYLSNLLRTIKVHQESTTLNKLEMPEILNLTLLENGIARPDSLYSYMEAEFVKKSKKLNDVKTKLENFLKALLRPTLQELSERNFEDESENFVTGNFANELTGEDFFGFKELGLEKEFGVLSSSVPLQLLTSHFQAADGEKAEQVKKIQTEEVDSVAYSKISKGSLESGNFCAALLPFLRQMYERSKNYTLKPPKGSTQETSTHIENPDLESYMLLEDDEMISKTKGSRLRLPPTGKISTAYKKRPINDAFFIPDTPKKSEPEDGPTPVEVKLDEPSQVSENSLLLGTPTTILSPT, encoded by the coding sequence ATGGTGTCAAAATTCTCGTTGATCAACTATCAACAGACTGATCCACGAAGACTTTTGACGCtcactgaaaaattattcaaCGACCATGCATTCGAGGCATATCTAACCCCTCAACAATTGATCGTGTTAGAGTATATACTCTCCATCAAactccaagaaaagaagtttcaaATATGGATAGAATTGATGAATGGGAACGTAGAGTTAAGTGTCGTCAATGTACCTTCTCAAACAGCACTAAGcattgatcaagaaacCACCGTAGATGGTGGTATTGTATCGGAGAGGAACAGTTTGCAAGGTTTGAACTTGCCTGACACTGCTAACAGAAATTTGGAAGATGCAAAACAAGAGGCGACACTGGATCCCGACAGTATCGAAGCTGAAGAGGATATGTCACAGCTTGATTTAGATGACTTAAACCAACACATATCTGGGTCTGACTTCATCGGCAACTTGTCGTTAAAAATTCGTTATGTTCTATGGCAATGTGCAGTTGATGTCTTTGGAAAGGACATTGCAGATATTGATGACCTTGGAGAGGGGGAAAGAGGTGAACTGGAGTATATTCTTCCAAATGATGATAGTGACGATTTATTTACCAATGACAAGGTAGAAGAAGGGAAAATAGACTCAACATTGACCAAAACTGTTAATGAGAGCGAGGACGATAACtatgatgacgatgatgactACGACACTGAAGAAAAGCCGCGGATTGAAGGTTCTGAAAGCGATCAATTGGGAAACATCGAGCTCGACGACGATGTAGAGGTCGAAGTGGGTGAATCTAATAAACTggttttgaagatgaaaatATCTAAAAACACTTTAAAAAGACTACGATGCAACAATTTTGAGGCGATTATGCACAATTGGACCAAAATATACCACAGTTTTGAGAATGACAGGGAGACCATGTTGAAAAGGTTGAAGCTCGAGAAAAATGATGAGCTTTTAGAACCGCCCCAAAAGAAGCGTTCACACAAAGAGCTGACCGACACAGAGAGCACGCCGAACCATCTATTTGTGGAGATACCGAACAAGCATTCTGACCAAATTGACGGTGAGAACAGCTCACCCTCCAAACAAGGAAATAAGAGGCCCAAGCAGGATGACCAGACTCCATCGGTGAACTTAGGAATTGCCAATTTGTCGCTGAAGCATCTGCTAGGATCAATCCAGGCAAACCGGTCAAAACTAAATATCACTGACTATGAGTTGAAGCATTTGATAACTGATGTGCGGAAGAATAGGTCTAAATGGACTTCCGATGATCGTATCGGTCAAGAAGAGTTGTACGAAGCTTGCGAAAAGGTTGTTCTCGAGTTGAGAAATTATACCGAACACTCTACCCCTTTTCTGAATAAAGTTAGCAAGAGAGAAGCTCCAAACTACCATCAAATCATCAAAAAGTCTATGGACTTAAACACAGTTCTCAAAAAGCTAAAGACCTTCCAATATGAGTCCAAACAAGAGTTTGTTGATGATATTATGTTGATCTGGAAAAACTGTTTAACTTATAACTCAGATCCATCACATTTTTTGCGAGCACACGCAATTGCAATGCAGAAAAAGTCACTGCAGTTAATACCGATGATACCCAATATTACTATTAGAAGTAGGGCCGATGTCGAAAAGGAAATAGCAGATATGGATAAGGACAAAGATTATGAAGACGATGCCgctgaagatgaagaaatAGCTGGCTCAGGTAGAAAGGGGTTGAACATGGGCGCCCATAAGCCTGCAGAAGAGAAGGTTGAAAATATTCCAATGAATGATGATAACCACTCTACAAAAGAAGACGATTCCGCTCTTCCACAAGATAATCATGAGCATGAAGATTCAGATGCAGATGCAGATGCCTACGACAGCCAAACAGAACATTTACAAGAAAAGTCGAATGTGCACTCTGGAAAAGAACCTTTGAATACTGATAATATGACAAACGGAAAACCTGAAACTCTCGAAACTGCCGCGGCAGAACATTCAGGTGATAATGTTGCAGATATTCAAACGAAAGAACAGATGGACAAGGATGTGGACATGAACACAGAAGTGGAGAGCAAACGAGAAGGCGagacagaaaaagaagaaatcggaaaggacgaagacgaagatgatgatgatgatgatgatgatgagggagaagaggaagaggaggatgatATGGCAGATTCTCAATCCTATTTTATAGAAAAAGACGATACAAGGGATGACATTGAGCTATTACTATGGAAGTCTGCAACTGCGAAAGTGAGGGCAGAGATAtgtttgagaagaagcGGGTTTTttaaagaaggaaaaataAATAAGCTATCCACAGCGTTACTAAAGAACCCTCAGATGATGAAGCCCTTTGAACAACTTTTTCAGGAATACAAAGAACAGAAAGCTGCTGAGTCCTATAGACAGAAAATAGAGCAAGAATCTGTTATGAAAAACGGTTTTGGCACTGTACTGaaaaatgaggaagaagagcaaaTTGTACCACGTTCTGACGATACCCCGTTTATGGAAAAGATATTCAATGATATTGAGGCCGAGAACTCCATGTTTCTACAGGAATATGATAGTGTGAATGGCCTTCCTGAAATAGCCTATCATGGTATAAATCCGGAAACGGtggaaaaggaagaaaacgatTATGTGGATCATTTACTGGAAACCGGGGAAACACACCAGAGTCCATTTTTAAGGAACAAAAACCGAGGCATGAATCCGAAAATAAATGCCAATATCCAACTGATTCAACAAATAAGACACATATGTCATAAAATATCCCTGATAAGAATGCTACAAAACCCTCAATACCTGAACAACAGTAAAAGTTCTGCTAATTCTACAGCAATCATAAACCACAGGTTTGCCTATCAAGATATTAATGATTCGTTGGACTTAGATCCGGTCTCTCAACTCAATTCACGCGACAATAAGAACAACAGGGAGTTGATCTGGAGGATCATGCATAAGaatgtttccaaaatatccatGACCAACGGGTTTGAAACAACCCAGCCGTCTGCTATAAACATGCTAACTGAAATCGCGGGCGATTATCTGTCTAATTTACTCAGGACTATTAAAGTTCACCAAGAGTCAACAACGCTGAACAAACTGGAGATGCCAGAAATATTGAATCTGACACTTCTAGAAAACGGAATCGCGCGTCCAGACTCATTGTATTCGTATATGGAGGCCGAATTTGTgaaaaagagcaagaagttgaacgaCGTTAAGAcaaaacttgaaaatttCCTGAAGGCCCTACTTCGCCCCACTTTGCAAGAACTATCTGAgagaaactttgaagatgagAGTGAAAATTTCGTGACTGGTAACTTTGCAAACGAACTAACAGGGGAAGATTTTTTTGGATTTAAAGAGCTGGGCCTTGAAAAGGAATTTGGGGTTTTAAGTTCTTCTGTGCCACTACAACTGTTAACTTCTCACTTTCAAGCTGCTGATGGTGAAAAGGCTGAGCAggtgaagaaaatacagaCGGAAGAAGTAGACTCTGTTGCATATTCAAAGATATCGAAAGGCTCGCTGGAGTCAGGGAATTTCTGTGCTGCTCTACTGCCGTTCTTAAGACAAATGTATGAACGGTCCAAGAACTATACACTAAAACCACCCAAAGGATCTACCCAAGAAACGAGCACTCACATTGAGAACCCTGACTTGGAATCGTATATGCTTTTGGAAGACGATGAAATGATTTCCAAAACAAAGGGTTCGAGGTTGAGATTACCACCAACCGGAAAAATTAGCACGGCGTACAAGAAGAGACCGATCAACGATGCCTTCTTTATTCCTGATACTCCTAAAAAATCTGAGCCGGAGGATGGTCCTACACCAGTGGAAGTGAAGCTGGACGAACCCAGTCAAGTTTCCGAAAACTCGTTACTCTTAGGAACACCAACCACTATTCTCAGTCCAACTTAG